Proteins from one Planctomycetota bacterium genomic window:
- a CDS encoding RCC1 repeat- and reductase domain-containing protein, which produces MNKKVKSFMWAVKNFIISVIVLFNILFGTICCASNAPSTTPTEQSNLTFVVTPVVRAGYKHTVALKSDGAVWTWGSNFDGELGDGTNTQRTTPVQVRGNEKTNYLTNIVAVAAGDSHAVALKSDGTVWTWGNNETGQLGDGTFTSRNIPVQVKDNSGADYLKDVVAIAACKKHTAALKKDGTIWAWGKKTSIQLGSNSDLNSLFPVQVKNFTENLQDIIAIAADAEHTVTLEKAYFMSLAWERADYGPFEKNLPSDGPSPTEAYYLDNVIAVAEGTAHTVALKNDGTVWAWGKRLGNGDYYDKDFPVQIKSGFSDNSYFTNVITICAGGFHSVILTNDGTVWTWGWNLYGQLGDGSILDKSFPIQVKELKTMIAIGAGAAHTVAVKKDGTVWAWGNNDAGQIGDGTVNKQLTPVQVKNINLLH; this is translated from the coding sequence ATGAATAAAAAAGTTAAGTCATTTATGTGGGCGGTAAAAAATTTTATTATCAGTGTGATAGTATTATTTAACATCTTGTTTGGTACTATTTGTTGTGCATCTAATGCACCATCAACTACACCTACGGAACAATCTAATCTTACATTTGTTGTTACACCAGTGGTCAGGGCCGGGTATAAACATACTGTCGCATTGAAATCTGATGGGGCGGTTTGGACTTGGGGAAGTAATTTTGACGGTGAATTAGGGGATGGTACCAATACTCAGCGAACGACTCCGGTTCAAGTCAGAGGAAATGAAAAAACAAATTATTTAACAAACATAGTTGCTGTTGCTGCTGGTGATTCACATGCGGTTGCACTAAAATCTGATGGGACAGTTTGGACATGGGGGAATAATGAGACGGGTCAATTAGGTGATGGCACTTTCACTAGCAGGAATATCCCAGTGCAAGTGAAAGACAACTCAGGTGCTGATTACCTCAAAGATGTAGTTGCCATCGCCGCATGCAAGAAACATACGGCTGCACTTAAGAAAGACGGAACAATCTGGGCGTGGGGAAAAAAAACATCCATTCAATTAGGTAGTAATTCTGACCTTAATAGTCTTTTTCCTGTTCAGGTAAAAAACTTTACAGAAAACCTACAGGATATAATTGCTATTGCTGCAGATGCAGAGCATACAGTTACTTTAGAAAAAGCATATTTTATGTCTTTGGCATGGGAGCGTGCTGATTATGGACCATTCGAAAAGAATCTACCGTCTGATGGCCCTTCCCCAACAGAAGCATATTATCTTGATAACGTTATTGCTGTTGCTGAAGGTACGGCTCATACGGTTGCTCTTAAAAATGATGGAACAGTTTGGGCTTGGGGAAAAAGGTTGGGTAACGGGGATTATTATGACAAGGATTTTCCTGTTCAGATAAAAAGTGGCTTTAGTGATAATAGTTATTTTACAAATGTCATTACAATTTGTGCAGGTGGTTTTCATTCAGTTATTCTAACAAACGATGGGACAGTTTGGACATGGGGTTGGAACTTATATGGTCAGTTAGGAGATGGTTCAATATTAGATAAATCTTTCCCGATTCAGGTAAAGGAGCTTAAAACTATGATTGCTATCGGTGCGGGTGCCGCACATACGGTTGCTGTTAAGAAGGATGGAACAGTTTGGGCTTGGGGCAATAATGATGCAGGCCAGATAGGTGATGGCACGGTAAATAAACAACTAACACCAGTTCAAGTAAAAAACATTAATCTATTACATTAA